One Aneurinibacillus migulanus genomic region harbors:
- a CDS encoding DNA-directed RNA polymerase subunit beta gives MSEQQKTSYRAASSAAVAQEAPRKKSARKKAKRRAGMPLLLKIMLVPFLLVIALLAGLITGYSIIGSGSAVDVFDLNTWKHMYDLVFG, from the coding sequence ATGTCGGAACAACAAAAAACATCTTACCGGGCTGCATCATCTGCTGCAGTCGCACAAGAAGCACCCAGAAAGAAATCAGCCAGAAAGAAAGCAAAACGGAGAGCAGGTATGCCGTTGCTTTTGAAAATCATGCTTGTGCCGTTTCTTCTTGTCATTGCCCTGCTGGCAGGACTTATTACAGGCTACAGTATTATAGGGAGCGGCTCAGCCGTCGATGTCTTTGATTTAAATACGTGGAAACATATGTACGACCTCGTTTTTGGATAA
- a CDS encoding Lrp/AsnC family transcriptional regulator codes for MRVERDKQRELLHILEENSRRSAETIATMLDTTVEDVKETIAKLEKEKTIIKYPAIVNWEKVHTNDLVTAMIDVKVTPKREVGFDDVAERIYRFPEVQSVYLMSGAYDLSVVIEGKTMRQVAQFVSEKLSALDSVISTTTHFILKKYKHDGVILEQPEDDKRMVVTP; via the coding sequence ATGAGAGTGGAGAGAGATAAACAGCGGGAGCTGCTGCATATTCTGGAGGAGAACAGCCGACGTTCTGCAGAGACGATCGCGACAATGCTGGATACCACGGTAGAAGATGTCAAAGAAACAATCGCTAAACTGGAAAAAGAAAAAACGATTATTAAATATCCAGCGATTGTTAACTGGGAGAAAGTCCATACCAACGATCTCGTCACGGCAATGATCGACGTAAAAGTGACGCCGAAGCGTGAAGTAGGTTTTGATGATGTGGCGGAGCGTATCTATCGTTTCCCTGAAGTGCAGTCCGTCTATCTCATGTCAGGTGCATACGATTTATCTGTTGTCATCGAAGGAAAAACGATGCGTCAGGTTGCACAATTTGTATCTGAGAAATTGTCTGCGCTTGATTCCGTCATCTCGACGACCACACATTTTATCCTTAAGAAATATAAACATGACGGTGTCATTCTGGAACAGCCAGAAGATGATAAAAGGATGGTTGTTACGCCATGA
- a CDS encoding aminotransferase, with protein sequence MSISQIANSRLSRTIQAIPPSGIRRFFELASSMEGVISLGVGEPDFVTPWNTREAAISSLERGYTAYTSNSGLYELREEICKYLDSSFQVSYDPDKEVVVTVGASEGIDLALRAILDPGDEVLVVEPCYVSYDPVVRLAGGVPVAVQTTLEQQFKLTPAQIEAKITDRTKAIIFCFPNNPTGSIMTKEELAALAAVFARHDLVVISDEIYAELTYDTNHTSLASLPGMKDRTILLSGFSKAFAMTGWRIGYAAGPEDIIQAMVKIHQYTMLCAPIMGQIAALESLRHGMEAKERMVESYRQRRNYVVKSFEQIGLSCHKPEGAFYAFPSIASTGMPAEEFAEKLILEQKVAVVPGHVFGDGGAQHIRCSYATSLENLEIAIDRMDAFLRAQK encoded by the coding sequence ATGAGTATATCTCAAATTGCCAACAGCCGCCTGTCTCGTACGATTCAAGCCATTCCGCCGTCCGGTATTCGACGTTTTTTTGAATTGGCCTCATCCATGGAGGGGGTTATTTCCCTCGGGGTAGGGGAACCGGACTTTGTCACACCATGGAATACACGTGAAGCTGCAATCTCATCACTTGAACGCGGCTATACAGCATATACGTCCAATAGCGGGCTATATGAATTGCGCGAAGAAATCTGCAAATATCTCGATTCTTCGTTTCAGGTCTCCTACGATCCAGATAAAGAAGTAGTCGTGACGGTAGGGGCGAGCGAAGGAATCGATTTGGCACTGCGCGCGATTCTTGATCCTGGCGATGAGGTGCTCGTGGTAGAACCATGCTACGTATCATATGACCCGGTTGTCCGTCTGGCGGGGGGCGTCCCGGTTGCAGTGCAGACTACGCTCGAACAGCAGTTCAAGCTGACACCGGCACAGATTGAGGCGAAGATTACCGATCGGACGAAAGCGATTATTTTCTGCTTCCCGAATAATCCGACAGGCTCCATCATGACCAAGGAAGAACTGGCCGCACTCGCAGCAGTTTTTGCCCGGCATGATCTAGTTGTGATTTCTGATGAAATTTACGCGGAGTTGACGTATGACACGAATCATACCAGCCTTGCTTCACTTCCGGGCATGAAAGATCGTACGATTCTGTTGTCCGGTTTCTCGAAGGCATTTGCAATGACGGGTTGGCGTATTGGCTATGCAGCGGGACCGGAAGATATCATTCAGGCTATGGTGAAGATTCACCAGTATACGATGCTTTGCGCCCCGATTATGGGACAGATAGCGGCGCTTGAATCGCTTCGACACGGTATGGAAGCGAAAGAACGGATGGTAGAAAGCTACCGTCAGCGCCGTAATTATGTAGTGAAATCGTTTGAACAAATCGGTCTGTCCTGCCATAAGCCGGAAGGCGCGTTCTATGCATTTCCTTCCATTGCTTCGACGGGCATGCCAGCGGAAGAATTCGCCGAGAAGCTGATTCTCGAACAGAAAGTAGCGGTCGTTCCTGGGCATGTTTTCGGTGACGGAGGGGCGCAGCATATCCGCTGTTCTTATGCTACTTCATTAGAAAACCTTGAGATAGCCATTGACCGTATGGACGCGTTTTTGCGGGCGCAAAAATAG
- a CDS encoding YveK family protein, translated as MPQQEETMNVREVVTTLRKRFWMIVLVTLFFVVASAGITYLVMTPVYQAKSELLVNKSQEGNKPGTISRNDIESNLQLIETYSVVMKSPRVMDKVAQKMGEPNRTSALTGQINVSAVKDSQVISIEAKDPDKQRAAKLANTVAQTFQQEIVTIMNVDNVQILTEAKANAIKAPVQPKPAVNLAIAFVIGLIFSVACAFLLEYLDNTLKTEEDIENHLGLPVIGSIAVIESDDKTSVHSLKERQTHVAAAGENS; from the coding sequence ATGCCACAACAAGAGGAAACAATGAATGTACGAGAAGTTGTCACTACTCTTCGAAAGCGATTCTGGATGATTGTTCTCGTTACGCTGTTTTTTGTCGTAGCAAGTGCAGGGATTACATATCTGGTCATGACCCCAGTCTATCAGGCGAAATCGGAACTATTGGTGAACAAATCGCAAGAAGGGAATAAACCGGGAACGATCTCTCGCAATGATATCGAATCCAATCTTCAATTGATTGAAACATATAGCGTCGTAATGAAAAGTCCGCGCGTAATGGATAAAGTGGCGCAGAAGATGGGAGAACCGAACCGCACATCCGCTCTTACTGGACAAATTAATGTCTCGGCGGTCAAAGATTCGCAGGTAATCTCCATCGAAGCGAAAGACCCGGACAAGCAAAGGGCAGCCAAACTAGCCAATACTGTTGCGCAAACCTTTCAACAAGAGATTGTCACTATCATGAACGTAGACAACGTACAGATTCTTACTGAAGCGAAAGCGAATGCCATCAAAGCACCGGTACAACCGAAACCGGCCGTGAATCTGGCGATTGCGTTTGTGATTGGTCTTATCTTCTCAGTTGCATGCGCGTTCCTGCTTGAGTATTTGGACAATACGCTAAAGACCGAAGAAGATATCGAGAACCATCTGGGCTTGCCTGTTATCGGCTCGATTGCTGTGATTGAATCGGACGACAAAACGAGTGTGCATAGTCTGAAAGAAAGACAAACCCATGTAGCAGCGGCAGGTGAGAATTCATGA
- a CDS encoding CpsD/CapB family tyrosine-protein kinase yields the protein MSTVKAVNKRYEKLITHWDPKSPVSEAYRTLRTNIQFAGIDEEVKTILVTSTAPEEGKSTTSANLAVVMAQAGKRTLYIDADLRKPTSHKTFYLPNRHGLTNYLAGQIPLESTVQETGIENLCVMTAGPIPPNPAELLGSKKMRAAMEELQEHFEAIILDTPPTLAVADSTILARLVDGCILVVNSGKTNRDMAKRAKRQLESTNARLLGVVLNNKKMKKNDDYYYYQK from the coding sequence ATGAGTACAGTAAAGGCAGTAAACAAACGATACGAAAAGTTAATTACGCATTGGGATCCGAAGTCACCAGTTTCAGAAGCGTACCGAACACTTCGTACGAATATTCAGTTTGCGGGCATAGATGAAGAGGTTAAGACCATTCTGGTAACCAGTACCGCCCCAGAAGAGGGAAAATCTACGACATCCGCGAATCTCGCTGTCGTTATGGCGCAGGCGGGCAAACGTACGCTGTACATTGATGCAGATCTACGTAAACCGACTAGTCATAAAACGTTCTATCTTCCAAATCGTCACGGGTTAACCAATTATTTGGCAGGGCAGATTCCATTGGAGAGCACAGTACAGGAGACTGGGATTGAGAACCTGTGTGTTATGACTGCGGGGCCCATTCCACCTAATCCTGCGGAGCTTCTTGGCTCGAAGAAAATGAGAGCGGCGATGGAGGAGTTGCAAGAGCATTTCGAAGCGATCATTCTTGATACACCACCGACGCTTGCGGTAGCCGACTCTACTATTCTGGCAAGGCTTGTAGACGGCTGTATTCTCGTAGTCAATTCCGGTAAAACGAACCGTGATATGGCTAAGAGAGCGAAGCGACAACTAGAAAGTACGAACGCACGCCTACTCGGCGTCGTGCTGAACAATAAGAAGATGAAGAAAAACGACGATTACTATTACTATCAGAAGTAA
- a CDS encoding tyrosine-protein phosphatase: MNVDIHNHILWGLDDGAQSPEETLALARDAVQNGITHVIATPHHMDGKYENPASSIMQRVDEANRLLTEHEVPLTILPGMELHLYGEIVQDFQAAKQTLLTLNHTQSYVLLELPYDHVPAYTERLLFDLQMEGYIPVIAHPERNHAIRERPSTLYRMVERGVLAQITAASVAGKFSDKYQEISRKLIEHNLIHFIASDAHNVTRRGFALKAAYEWIDHKLGQQYTRFFQENACRLISGRDIAAPSPLPFERKKKRKKFLGLF; the protein is encoded by the coding sequence ATGAATGTAGACATTCACAATCATATTTTGTGGGGGCTTGATGACGGAGCTCAAAGTCCGGAAGAGACGCTGGCGCTGGCGCGTGACGCAGTACAGAACGGTATCACGCATGTCATCGCTACCCCGCACCATATGGACGGTAAATATGAGAATCCTGCATCTTCTATTATGCAACGAGTGGACGAAGCCAATCGCTTGCTTACAGAACATGAAGTGCCACTTACCATTCTTCCAGGGATGGAACTGCATCTCTACGGTGAAATTGTGCAGGACTTCCAGGCAGCGAAGCAGACGCTTCTAACACTGAACCATACCCAATCGTATGTACTGCTAGAACTGCCATATGATCACGTTCCGGCGTATACAGAGCGTCTCCTATTCGATTTGCAGATGGAAGGCTATATTCCGGTTATCGCTCATCCAGAACGAAACCATGCAATACGGGAGCGGCCATCGACTTTGTATCGCATGGTCGAGAGAGGCGTCCTCGCGCAAATAACGGCAGCGAGTGTTGCCGGGAAATTCAGCGACAAATATCAAGAAATTTCACGGAAACTTATCGAGCATAACTTAATCCATTTCATCGCTTCTGATGCGCATAATGTAACGCGTCGCGGATTCGCCCTGAAGGCGGCGTACGAATGGATTGATCACAAGCTTGGACAGCAGTATACGCGCTTTTTTCAGGAGAATGCATGCCGTCTGATTTCCGGACGGGATATTGCGGCCCCTTCCCCGCTTCCTTTTGAAAGAAAAAAGAAGCGTAAAAAATTCTTGGGACTGTTCTAA
- a CDS encoding Gfo/Idh/MocA family protein, with translation MSTISFAIVGCGHIANKHIEAIRNIPNATLAAVCDTNPERLKEYADTHHVRGYLSLEEMLEKETELDAVSICTPSGLHAPLAVQAAQAKKHVVVEKPIALTLEDADRIIQACKDNGVKLSVVHPNRFRPAVMELKKFKDRGLFGKLSHVNATVRWNRNQAYYDQAPWRGTKALDGGVLMNQAIHNLDLMYWLTGPVEEVQAYNATRLRDIEAEDVSVAVLRFKDGTLGIIEAAATIYPKNYEESLSIFGETGTAVISGRTANWIKHLIFEGVSEEETARVIEQVEQDPFGTPGHQHIIADMADAIREDREPLVTGQDGRNALQLVLTVYEAAEKHAPVKWGESKELVSSQQ, from the coding sequence ATGTCTACTATTTCGTTTGCTATTGTCGGATGTGGACATATCGCAAACAAGCATATCGAGGCGATTCGGAATATTCCAAATGCAACTCTGGCAGCGGTATGCGATACCAATCCGGAACGACTAAAGGAATATGCGGACACGCATCATGTGCGCGGATATCTTTCACTTGAAGAAATGCTTGAGAAGGAAACCGAACTTGACGCGGTTTCTATCTGCACTCCGAGCGGATTGCATGCGCCGCTTGCGGTCCAGGCTGCACAGGCTAAAAAGCACGTTGTCGTAGAGAAGCCCATTGCGCTTACTCTCGAAGATGCAGACCGCATCATTCAGGCATGTAAGGACAACGGTGTTAAGTTGTCTGTCGTACATCCAAACCGGTTTCGCCCGGCCGTTATGGAATTGAAAAAATTCAAAGATCGGGGGCTATTCGGCAAGTTAAGTCATGTGAATGCGACGGTACGCTGGAATCGCAACCAGGCGTATTATGATCAGGCACCGTGGCGTGGTACGAAAGCGCTTGATGGGGGCGTGCTCATGAACCAGGCGATTCACAATTTGGATTTGATGTACTGGCTAACAGGACCCGTTGAAGAAGTACAAGCATACAACGCAACACGCTTGCGTGACATTGAAGCGGAAGACGTATCTGTTGCCGTTCTGAGGTTCAAAGACGGTACGCTTGGTATCATCGAGGCGGCGGCGACGATTTACCCGAAAAACTATGAAGAATCGCTTAGCATCTTCGGCGAAACGGGCACTGCCGTTATTTCCGGACGTACGGCTAACTGGATAAAGCATCTGATCTTTGAAGGCGTATCGGAAGAGGAGACGGCACGGGTCATTGAACAGGTAGAGCAAGATCCGTTCGGAACACCCGGGCATCAACATATCATCGCGGACATGGCCGATGCGATTCGGGAAGATAGAGAGCCGCTGGTTACAGGACAGGATGGCCGCAATGCACTGCAGCTCGTTCTGACCGTATACGAAGCGGCGGAAAAACATGCACCCGTCAAATGGGGCGAAAGCAAGGAATTAGTTAGCAGCCAACAGTGA
- a CDS encoding DegT/DnrJ/EryC1/StrS family aminotransferase translates to MEQTMRKVSLLDLTAQYEDIKPEIKQAVDNVLESGNYIMGPFVKSFEQAMAEYCGTKYAIGVANGTDALLLTLDALGVGAGDEVITTPFTFFASAEVISQLGATPVFVDIDPDTYNMDPAKLEAAITPKTKAIMPVHIFGQPVDMDEILEIANKHNVFVVEDACQAIGSRYKGKRIGSLGTAGCFSFFPTKNLGGYGDGGIVVTNDEELARKIQILRVHGSNPKYYHSVIGYNSRLDALQAAMLQVKLKYIDQWNQQRRDKAAIYNEALKDLSITLPYVKENREAVFHLYIIQTKYRDELMAHLKEHGIASGVYYPVPLHKQEVYSDLEYEDGSLAESEKASLGTMALPLYPELTMDDQEYVISVVREFFEAKGERV, encoded by the coding sequence ATGGAACAAACAATGCGTAAAGTATCTTTACTGGATTTGACTGCCCAGTATGAAGATATTAAACCTGAAATTAAACAAGCGGTAGATAACGTCCTAGAGAGCGGGAATTATATCATGGGCCCGTTCGTAAAAAGCTTTGAGCAAGCAATGGCTGAATATTGCGGCACAAAGTATGCGATCGGTGTTGCCAATGGTACGGATGCTCTACTTCTCACGCTCGATGCGCTTGGTGTTGGAGCTGGAGATGAAGTCATCACGACGCCGTTTACGTTCTTTGCTTCTGCGGAGGTCATCTCTCAACTGGGTGCCACACCGGTATTTGTTGACATCGATCCGGATACGTATAACATGGACCCGGCCAAGCTAGAAGCCGCTATCACGCCAAAAACGAAAGCGATTATGCCAGTTCATATTTTCGGCCAACCGGTAGATATGGACGAAATACTAGAGATTGCAAACAAACATAATGTATTTGTTGTCGAGGATGCATGTCAGGCTATTGGTTCGAGATATAAAGGCAAGCGCATCGGTTCGCTGGGTACAGCCGGTTGCTTTTCATTCTTTCCGACGAAGAATCTCGGCGGATATGGTGATGGCGGTATCGTAGTAACGAACGATGAAGAACTGGCTCGTAAAATTCAAATTTTGCGCGTCCACGGTAGCAATCCGAAATACTATCACTCCGTTATCGGCTACAATAGCCGTCTGGATGCACTGCAAGCAGCTATGCTACAGGTAAAGCTGAAGTACATCGATCAATGGAATCAGCAGCGCCGCGACAAAGCCGCTATTTATAACGAAGCATTGAAAGATTTGTCGATTACACTGCCATATGTAAAGGAAAATCGTGAAGCCGTATTCCATCTGTATATCATCCAAACTAAATATCGTGATGAATTGATGGCTCACCTCAAAGAGCACGGTATTGCTTCCGGCGTGTACTATCCTGTTCCGCTACATAAGCAGGAGGTATACAGCGATCTCGAATACGAAGATGGAAGCCTCGCCGAATCGGAGAAGGCTTCGCTTGGGACAATGGCGCTGCCGCTCTATCCGGAACTGACAATGGACGATCAAGAATATGTTATCTCGGTTGTACGCGAATTTTTTGAAGCGAAGGGAGAGAGAGTATGA
- a CDS encoding nucleotide sugar dehydrogenase — protein sequence MTPSVAVASSLAEELIQKIEQKTAVIGVVGLGYVGLPLAVEKAKAGYNVIGFDVQSSKVDMVNEGVNYIGDVVDNDLREIVQQQKLRATSDYSFINEVDAIAICVPTPLDTYQQPDTSYVESSAREIAKYLHPGMLVVLESTTYPGTTEELLKPILEESGLVCGKDFFLAYSPERVDPGNKHYNTKNTPKVVGGVTPNCTKVAASMYRSVLEGDVHEVSSPAVAELEKIYENTFRHINIALANEMAILCNKMGIDVWEMIDAAKTKPYGFMAFYPGPGLGGHCIPIDPFYLTWKAREYNYHTRLIELAGEINNSMPEFVAERAANLLNKEGKPLKGSTVYLLGVAYKKDINDIRESPVLNIIDILEEKGANIVYSDPHIPSFKRRGKEYHAVGLTQESLQKSDLVMVTTDHTAFDYSLISRFAPAVLDTRNALKTEAKPKLYEIL from the coding sequence ATGACTCCATCAGTAGCAGTTGCTTCTTCACTAGCTGAAGAGCTTATCCAGAAGATCGAGCAAAAAACCGCGGTAATCGGTGTAGTTGGCCTCGGCTATGTGGGTCTGCCACTCGCGGTAGAAAAGGCGAAAGCCGGATACAACGTAATTGGCTTCGATGTTCAGTCAAGTAAAGTGGACATGGTCAATGAAGGCGTTAATTATATTGGAGACGTCGTTGATAATGACTTGCGTGAGATTGTACAGCAACAAAAGCTGCGCGCCACATCAGACTATTCGTTCATCAACGAAGTGGACGCGATCGCCATCTGCGTACCGACGCCACTGGACACGTACCAGCAGCCGGATACGAGTTATGTCGAATCCTCTGCACGTGAAATTGCCAAGTATTTGCATCCGGGCATGCTCGTTGTGCTTGAGAGCACAACATACCCGGGCACTACAGAAGAATTGCTCAAGCCGATTCTCGAAGAGTCCGGCCTTGTATGCGGGAAGGATTTCTTCCTTGCATACTCGCCGGAACGTGTCGACCCTGGCAACAAACACTACAACACGAAGAACACGCCGAAAGTCGTTGGGGGCGTAACGCCGAATTGCACGAAAGTAGCGGCGTCTATGTACCGTTCCGTACTTGAAGGGGATGTGCACGAAGTATCCAGCCCGGCGGTGGCGGAGCTGGAGAAGATTTATGAGAACACGTTCCGTCATATCAATATCGCGTTGGCGAATGAAATGGCGATTCTTTGCAATAAGATGGGCATTGACGTCTGGGAGATGATCGATGCAGCCAAAACAAAACCATACGGATTCATGGCGTTCTATCCGGGACCAGGGCTTGGCGGCCATTGCATTCCTATAGACCCGTTCTATCTGACCTGGAAAGCGCGTGAGTATAACTATCATACACGTTTGATTGAGCTTGCCGGTGAGATCAACAATAGCATGCCAGAGTTCGTCGCCGAGCGTGCGGCCAACCTGTTGAACAAGGAAGGCAAACCGTTGAAAGGCTCCACTGTATACTTGCTCGGCGTAGCGTATAAGAAAGATATTAACGATATTCGGGAATCACCAGTGCTCAATATCATTGATATCCTCGAAGAAAAGGGAGCGAACATCGTATACAGTGATCCGCATATTCCGTCATTTAAACGGCGCGGCAAAGAATACCATGCGGTCGGGCTAACGCAGGAAAGCTTGCAAAAGTCAGACCTTGTTATGGTAACGACCGACCATACCGCGTTCGATTATAGCTTAATTAGCCGGTTTGCGCCTGCCGTTCTTGATACGCGGAATGCACTCAAAACCGAAGCGAAGCCGAAGCTCTATGAAATTCTATAG
- a CDS encoding lipopolysaccharide biosynthesis protein, with protein MNNSPLLGNVGIMMRVKKFFSGGSFIRNVLVLTGGTAFAQLLVVAVSPLLTRMYRPEDFGTLAVYASLLSVLAVIASLRYELAILLPDTEEDAANIMVLSLLTLVGMTALTGILVWVFGDALVQQVNAPALGPYLWLLPCSVFGVGLYQILNYWSVRKREFGRVAATKVRQSTAQVITQIACGLMAWRPLGLLLGDAIGRIGGSGTLARSVFRTDRTALKAVSGTRMKQMAVRYKRFPLLTSFSSLFNSAGLQLPPLLLVMFFGTQIGGFYALVQRVVGAPMTMVGQSVAQVFFGESARLARENPVALKKLYFKAASKLFLLGGVPIGLLALVAPWAFELIFGDEWGEAGIYIQIMTLGFIAQFVVVPLSQTLNMLERQGMQLAWDIFRFVIIIGGLVLSSVLKLPAREAIVIYGAGMFVCYVVLFFLSAQAVIQHSKKGTQHEQHQG; from the coding sequence GTGAACAATAGTCCTTTGCTTGGAAATGTTGGAATCATGATGCGGGTAAAAAAGTTCTTTTCCGGGGGTTCGTTTATCCGCAATGTATTGGTATTAACAGGCGGAACCGCATTCGCCCAGCTGTTGGTGGTAGCGGTTTCTCCGCTGTTAACCCGGATGTATCGGCCCGAAGATTTCGGAACGCTGGCTGTATATGCTTCATTGCTTTCAGTTTTGGCAGTGATAGCATCATTACGTTATGAATTGGCCATTCTCCTACCAGATACAGAAGAAGACGCGGCGAACATAATGGTTCTATCACTGCTTACGCTGGTAGGAATGACCGCGCTGACCGGTATTCTTGTATGGGTGTTCGGAGATGCGCTTGTGCAGCAGGTCAATGCGCCTGCGTTAGGTCCGTATCTCTGGCTTTTACCCTGTAGTGTATTCGGTGTCGGGCTTTACCAAATTCTGAACTACTGGTCGGTGCGCAAGCGGGAATTTGGCCGTGTCGCCGCTACGAAGGTACGGCAGAGTACAGCCCAGGTGATCACGCAGATTGCCTGCGGTCTTATGGCCTGGCGTCCGCTAGGTCTTCTGCTGGGGGACGCCATCGGTCGCATTGGTGGAAGCGGAACACTGGCGCGCAGTGTATTCCGTACGGATCGCACAGCGCTTAAAGCCGTATCCGGCACCCGCATGAAACAGATGGCCGTACGCTATAAGCGTTTTCCGCTTCTGACCAGTTTTTCATCGTTGTTTAATAGTGCGGGCTTGCAGTTACCACCACTTCTGCTCGTTATGTTCTTCGGAACGCAGATCGGCGGATTCTATGCGCTCGTACAGCGGGTTGTTGGCGCACCGATGACGATGGTGGGCCAATCGGTCGCCCAGGTATTCTTCGGTGAATCGGCCCGGCTGGCACGGGAGAATCCGGTCGCGTTGAAAAAATTGTATTTCAAAGCGGCAAGCAAGCTGTTTTTGCTCGGCGGCGTTCCGATTGGTCTGCTGGCATTGGTCGCTCCATGGGCATTCGAATTGATTTTTGGTGATGAATGGGGAGAAGCGGGCATCTACATCCAGATTATGACGCTTGGCTTTATCGCGCAGTTCGTCGTCGTACCTCTATCACAGACATTAAACATGCTGGAGCGCCAGGGGATGCAGTTGGCCTGGGATATCTTCCGTTTTGTCATCATCATTGGAGGTCTGGTGCTGTCATCGGTATTGAAACTTCCGGCCAGAGAAGCGATTGTCATCTACGGTGCAGGCATGTTCGTCTGCTACGTGGTGCTATTCTTCCTGTCGGCACAAGCTGTCATCCAACATTCCAAAAAAGGAACACAACATGAACAACATCAAGGGTAG